A window from Hemicordylus capensis ecotype Gifberg chromosome 2, rHemCap1.1.pri, whole genome shotgun sequence encodes these proteins:
- the LOC128344793 gene encoding protein PET100 homolog, mitochondrial isoform X1 → MGVSLAKKKCGFKYLWIHRNPSSASLQVICSIVPFYLLMMLYLSFPVAMFWISNQAEYFEEYVIKRKREIYPPEDEYVRKELEDFKERMRKMQEERLLKEAKD, encoded by the exons ATGGGTGTCTCGTTAGCAAAGAAGAAATGTGGTTTTAAATATCTGTGGATACACAGAAATCCGAGTAGTGCTTCACTCCAAGTGATTTGCTCCATAGTTCCATTTTATCTGCTT ATGATGCTGTATCTCTCTTTTCCTGTTGCTATGTTCTGGATTTCAAATCAGGCAGAGTATTTTGAAGAATATGTAATCAAGCGGAAG AGGGAGATCTATCCGCCTGAAGATGAATACGTG AGAAAAGAGCTGGAAGACTTCAAAGAGCGAATGAGGAAGATGCAAGAGGAGCGGCTACTAAAGGAGGCTAAGGATTAG
- the LOC128344793 gene encoding protein PET100 homolog, mitochondrial isoform X2 — protein sequence MGREGGRLLLLAGETRQSWHQPSGAMGVKLEVFRMMLYLSFPVAMFWISNQAEYFEEYVIKRKREIYPPEDEYVRKELEDFKERMRKMQEERLLKEAKD from the exons ATGGGGAGGGAAggtgggcggctgctgctgctggcgggtGAGACACGCCAGTCCTGGCATCAGCCTAGCGGCGCAATGGGAGTGAAGCTAGAGGTGTTCCGG ATGATGCTGTATCTCTCTTTTCCTGTTGCTATGTTCTGGATTTCAAATCAGGCAGAGTATTTTGAAGAATATGTAATCAAGCGGAAG AGGGAGATCTATCCGCCTGAAGATGAATACGTG AGAAAAGAGCTGGAAGACTTCAAAGAGCGAATGAGGAAGATGCAAGAGGAGCGGCTACTAAAGGAGGCTAAGGATTAG